A portion of the bacterium genome contains these proteins:
- a CDS encoding thioredoxin domain-containing protein: MPQQIRKGFWLLALLATLVGIGAAAYLTYQHFLHLSASMTGKSLCNLSPYLNCDSVLASKYASLGTLPLAGLGLLFYIYVFGALLYSRMAPENFSEILALPTLLALATIFLSLFLAYVSFFELQALCIFCFTLYVVNLILALALWALMGRGGPVEIFRKIPWGKALLYFGIVFAIGGVILHTNHKQMAKELSKGEVQEYLNQFMAQKPVAIDVSGKPFWGNADAKVVIAEFSDMECPYCKVAAFNLKPLLGDYRDKVKLVFMNYPLDKACNPSMQRDLHQQACNAAYAAHCAGVQGKFWEYHDAAFDRQPKFSDESLLAIGRKVKLDMKAFEACLGADSTKQAVAADVALGNQIGVSGTPAVYINGRSLPNWINRQILQGAVERSLAP, encoded by the coding sequence ATGCCTCAGCAGATTCGCAAGGGATTTTGGCTACTGGCGCTCCTCGCCACCCTGGTGGGAATCGGCGCCGCCGCTTACCTGACCTATCAGCACTTCCTCCACCTTTCGGCCTCGATGACCGGAAAGTCGCTGTGCAACCTCAGCCCTTACCTGAATTGCGATTCAGTCCTCGCCAGCAAATACGCCAGCCTCGGCACCCTGCCCTTGGCCGGCCTCGGGCTGCTCTTCTATATTTACGTCTTCGGCGCCCTGCTCTATTCGCGGATGGCCCCCGAAAACTTCTCCGAGATCCTCGCCCTTCCGACCCTGCTGGCCCTGGCCACGATTTTTTTAAGCCTTTTCCTGGCCTACGTTAGTTTTTTCGAGCTGCAAGCTCTGTGCATCTTTTGCTTCACGCTCTACGTCGTGAACCTGATCTTGGCTTTAGCGCTGTGGGCCCTGATGGGCCGAGGAGGACCGGTGGAAATTTTTCGCAAAATCCCTTGGGGCAAGGCCCTGCTCTATTTCGGCATCGTCTTCGCGATCGGTGGCGTCATCCTGCACACCAACCACAAGCAGATGGCCAAGGAGCTTTCCAAAGGCGAAGTTCAGGAATATCTCAATCAGTTCATGGCCCAGAAGCCGGTCGCGATCGACGTCAGCGGCAAGCCCTTCTGGGGCAATGCCGACGCCAAGGTCGTCATCGCCGAGTTCAGCGACATGGAATGCCCTTATTGCAAGGTGGCGGCCTTCAACCTGAAGCCTTTGCTCGGCGATTACCGCGACAAGGTGAAGCTGGTGTTCATGAACTACCCCTTGGACAAGGCCTGCAATCCTTCCATGCAGCGCGACCTTCACCAGCAAGCTTGCAATGCCGCTTACGCCGCCCATTGCGCCGGCGTGCAGGGGAAATTTTGGGAGTACCACGACGCCGCCTTCGATCGGCAGCCCAAGTTTTCCGATGAGTCGCTGCTGGCCATCGGCCGCAAGGTCAAGCTCGACATGAAAGCCTTCGAGGCCTGCCTCGGCGCCGACTCCACCAAGCAGGCGGTGGCCGCCGACGTCGCTCTGGGCAACCAAATCGGGGTCAGCGGAACCCCGGCGGTCTACATCAATGGGCGCTCGCTGCCCAACTGGATCAATCGCCAGATCCTCCAAGGCGCGGTCGAGCGCAGCTTGGCCC